The nucleotide sequence CAGAAGTGTTGTCCTGTCTATGGCAATATCAGGGGGGATTGCAGGTCTGGGAGGCGTTACACTTTACGCAGGGAATGCTTCAAATATTCAAATTGGGATTTTACCATCGCAAGGTTTTGACGGAATTGCGGTTTCCTTGCTCGGCATGAACACACCAATTGGCGTGCTGCTTGCAGCAATCTTCTTTGGATTGCTTTACTCAGGGCGCGGCTTTATGAATGCAATGACTGATATTCCCCCAGAAATTGCGGATACGATCATCGCAATTATTATTTACTTTGCTGCAACAAGCATTCTTATTGAACGACTCATCCGTTGGTTCATTAAGCGTCGATCCAATTCGAAAGAAAGCTTAGAGCAAAAAGGGGAGGTGAAGGCGCCAGATGTGGACAACAATTGAGCAAATTACTCCCTACGCGATAATTTTTACGATTCCACTTCTCATTACAGCTTTAGGTGGATTATTCAGCGAACGAAGCGGAATTGTTAATATTGGGCTTGAAGGGTTAATGATTATTGGTGCTTTCGCTGGTGCATTCGTTATCTTTAAAGTACAGCAAGCGATGCCGGGTAATAAGTGGGCGATATGGATTGGGCTTCTAGCTGCGATAGTCGCGGGTGCGTTATTTTCGCTCTTGCATGCGTTTGCCAGTATAAATCTAAGTGCCAACCAAGTTATTAGTGGTACAGCCATTAATATGGTCGCTGGTGCATTGACGATATTTCTTGCTCGCAACATGACAGGTAGCGGTAATATTCGGATTTCACGGGGGTTACTCCCTTTCGATTTTCCTCTGTTATCGGATATTCCGATTATAGGTCCTTTGTTCTTTACGAAGATGTATGCGACAACTTGGTTAGTTCTAATCATTGTAATGCTTAGTGCTTATGTGTTGTATAAAACGCCATTCGGACTTCGATTGAGAGCTTGTGGCGAGCATCCACATGCAGCTGAAGCAGCAGGAATTAATGTTATGAAGTACCGTTATATTGGTGTTCTACTGTCAGGTGCGTTCGCGGGGCTAGGTGGAGGGGTTATCATCGTCTCGTATGCAGGTGAATTTACAGGAACCGTATCAGGGCTAGGCTTCTTGGCGCTTGCATCGTTAATCTTTGGACAGTGGAGACCGCTCGGAATTATTGCTGCAACATTCTTCTTCGGATTTGCAAGCACAGTAGCTAACGTTTCGCAGGTCATTCCAAGTCTGGCATCGATTCCTCCAGTGCTGCTGAAGATATTCCCGTACGTAGTCACACTTATAGCCTTGATTGTATTCTCCAAGAGCTCACGTGCACCTAAAGCAGCAGGTGAGCCATTCGATTCGAGCAAACGTTAATAGATGAAAAGAGGCTGTCCCAAAATTGATTAACTTTTGGGACAGCCTCATTTTTTTTATCTCGATTATGGTTTTTAGGGATGCATCCCCTTCCGGGTGCTGTTACAGCCGTGAAAAAACGACACAATGCATCTATCACCATCACTATCACCATATGCTTTAGACAGAAAAACCCGCCTACGGCGTCCTTGGACAATGTAGGCGGGTTATTGTTAATGATTTACACCTTCAGTAAAATTGTTCTTCGCGTTCCACAGCAAGTATTCGTCGATACCGGTATCTCGTAAAGCTTGAATTTGAGCATTAACCTCTGTAACTCCGTACTTCGTGTAATGACCGCTTCCTAGCCAGCTTGCAGTAAAGTCTTGAATCCATGGACGAATGATCGGCTGATCTTCCCCAAGTGGGTCGAGCTTCGTATGGGTATCGAGCATGGAGCCTTTGATGATTTCATAAGGTGCTTTGTCTGGATCCTTTTGCTTATACCAACCAGTCGTATAGTGACTTGGGTACACCATTGGACTGATGACATCGACTGCGTTAGATATTTTCACGAAATCTTGACCAATTCCTTCTGCGGCGGGAACTGCTGCAGCATAGCCGAAAATGTCAACCGATACTCTAACTCCTAATGGAGCAAGCTCCTTCTTGGCATATTCGACGAATCCTGTAACGATATCCACACGACTAAGTTCATTGGTATCATACGTAAGCGAGTCTGCCTTTTTCTCGAAGCCTTCAGGGAATCTAACATAATCAAATTGAATTTCTTTAAATCCAAACTTGGCAGCTTCCTTCGCGACTTCAACGTTATACTCCCATACCTCTTGGCGATAAGGGTTCACGAATTTATCTTTATTGCCATTCATCCAAATCGAACCGTCTTTTTGAATGAAGGACCATTCGGGATGTGTACTCGCAAGCACGGTATCCTTAAATACAACGATTCGCGCAATCGGATAAATTTCATGCTCATCAAGTGTTGTAATTAACTTTTCCATATCTTTAATGTATCGCTTCGGTGAGCCAAGCTCCTGAAGATGCGTATTCTCAGTCATATAAGTAATGTTTCCTAGATCGTCCTTAAGATCGATAACCATCGCGTTAAGCTCGGTCCGATCAAGCAGATCAATAAGCTTAGCTAACTTTTCTCCTCCAGCACTATGAGCAGTAACATAGATCCCTTTAATTTTAGGTGCGTCTGGTTGTGGGTCTTTCATCGGATCTAGAGGGATTGGATCTTCAATTGTGCTTTCATTTGGGTCGGTCTCGGTTTGACCAGTGGTTTGAATATGCTCATTGAATGTCGTCAGTAAAACGTTGAATGCCGTTTCAATCTTTGGAGGTGCATCAGAATGATTGCCACCGATTAAATTGTTGAAAATTAAAAATAAAGATAAAATAATATCCATCATGCATTCTCTCCCTGTATCAACTATACTCTGATTATATACGAGTTTAGAAGGAGTAGACACAGGTATTTTGAAGGATTTTGATGAATTTTGACGTAAACACCATGATGTAAAATATAACAATAATGGTATCAAATATTAAACCATTATAAGGGTTAATTGTTGCGTCTAAATTCACCAAGTACATCGATGGTTTGAACGATATTCACGAATGCACGTTCATCGATTGTCCGAATTATTTTTCGTAACTCAGCTAGCTCGTAGCGGGTCGTGACGGTCATGAGCATATCATGCTCTTCCTGGGTGTATGCTCCACGCGTCTTCAAGATCGTTACACCTCTAGGCATGGATAGTAATCGCTCTACTAGCTTCTGTGGGTGTCGTGTAACGATAAATGCAGTAATTTTATGATGTGGGGTATGGATAAGATCAATTACTTTTCCCGCGATATAGATCGCTAGCATAGAATATAGTGCAGCATTCCAATCCCGTTGAAATACACCGAGAGCAATGACCACAAGTGCATTCAAGCCGATGATGAGAAGTCCGATTGGAATGTCTCTGCGACGTGAAATAATGGAAGCGATAATATCGAATCCGCCAGACGAACCTCCGAATCGCAATGTGATCGCGCTTCCTAAGCCGACAAGGACACCTCCAAAGACGGCTGATAACACGCGATCATTGGTTATATCGTTAATCGGTAATAGTTGCATGGCTATGGAAGTTGCGATAACATTCACGATGCTCAGCGAAATAAAATTTCGTCCTAAAATTTGATATCCCCAGAGCAAAATCGGCACGTTTAGGGCAAAATAAAGCCAGCCGATATCCCATCCGCTTACGTAACCAATGATCATCGCGACTCCCGACACCCCGCCACTCAGTAGTTGTTCTGGAATGAGCAGCAATTGAAATCCACAGGCAAAAAAAACTGCACTAAGCAACATCATTATATAGGGTCCAATTACGGAGATCTTCTTCATTAATATCCACTCCTTGAGAATAAGGATTGTCCATCTTTGTTCTAGTTTAACATCGGAAACGACAGCAAACAAAAAAATATTGGGAGTCATTTCCTTGTGCTGGAGTTCACAAAGGGTTTGTGGTATAATGAACTGATTATTTTTTGGAAGCCGTAACATGCAGGCCCAATACAGAAGGAGTTTGAGAATTTGAATACTTTTACGCAATTTGGTTTGGAGCAGGACGTGCTACAAGCCATCTCGGAGATGGGGTTTGAAGAGGCTACCCCAATCCAAGCCAAAGCCATTCCGGTTGCAATCGCTGGTAAAGATATGATCGGGCAGGCTCAGACAGGCACAGGGAAAACAGCAGCCTTCGGAATCCCACTAATCAGCAAGATTGCCGCATCGGAAGATCGGATTGTCGCTTTAATTATGGCGCCAACTCGCGAACTAGCCATTCAAGTGGCTGAAGAAATTGAGAAGCTTGGACGTTTCAAGGGACTTCGTTCCTTGGCTATATATGGCGGTCAAGACATCTCACGTCAAATCCGCTCGTTGAAGCGGAAACCGCAAATCATTATCGGAACACCAGGACGTTTGCTCGATCACATTAACCGTAAGACGATTCGACTTGACGATGTTCGAACTGTAATCTTGGATGAAGCAGATGAAATGCTTGACATGGGCTTTATGGAAGATATCCAATCGATCCTAAAGCTTGTTCCAGACGAGCGTCAAACGTTGTTGTTCTCAGCAACGATGCCGTCGAACATCCAAAGACTGGCACAGCAGTTCCTTCGGAATCCTGAACATATTTCAGTGATGTCCAAGGTCGTTAGTGCACCATCGATTCAACAATTTTATGTTGAAGTTCAAGAGCGGATGAAATTCGATGGACTTTGCAGATTGCTTGATATGGAACCACCTGAACTTGCAATCATATTTGGTCGGACGAAGCGTCGTGTTGCTGAATTGTCTGAAGCACTCATGAAGCGTGGATATGCATGTGATGGGTTGCATGGTGATCTCTCACAAAATCAACGCGACACCGTGATGCGGAAATTCCGCGATGGTAGCATTGATGTTCTAGTTGCAACAGATGTTGCTGCACGTGGCCTTGATGTTTCGGGCGTAACACATGTTATCAACTTCGACTTGCCACAAGATCCTGAAAGCTATGTTCACCGTATCGGCCGTACAGGACGTGCAGGTAAAGAAGGTACTTCATGGTCGTTCGTTACAGCACGTGAAACGGATCATCTTCATTTCATCGAGAAAGTAACACGTCATCGGATTACTAAGAAGATTTTGCCAACGTTGTCTGAGGCAATGGAAGGCAAACAAAAGCTTATGGCTGAACGTATTATGGAAACTGTAGGTAGTGAGGAAGATCTAACTGCTTATAGATGGGTTGCTATGCAATTGCTTGAGCAATATGATTCCGTCCAATTGCTTGCAGCTGCGATGAAGCTACTTACAAGCGATAAGAAGGATGTTAATGTTGAGTTAACACCGGAAGATCCTATTCGTTCGAAAAAGCGTAAGTTTGAAGGTTCTCGTGGTGGCTCAGGCGGAGGCTATGGTGGCAGTGGTGGACGTCGTTACGGTGGTAGCAGTGGCGGTGGCAGTGGCGGTTACCGTCAAGGTCAAGGTCGCAGCGATTCCCGTGGAGGCTCCAGCTCCAGTTATGGTCAACGTAAGCCGTACAATGGAAGCAGTAGTCGCAATAGCGGACGTGAAGAAGGTAATCGCGGTGGTCGATCAGAGCGTCGTGATGATTCACG is from Candidatus Cohnella colombiensis and encodes:
- a CDS encoding DEAD/DEAH box helicase, coding for MNTFTQFGLEQDVLQAISEMGFEEATPIQAKAIPVAIAGKDMIGQAQTGTGKTAAFGIPLISKIAASEDRIVALIMAPTRELAIQVAEEIEKLGRFKGLRSLAIYGGQDISRQIRSLKRKPQIIIGTPGRLLDHINRKTIRLDDVRTVILDEADEMLDMGFMEDIQSILKLVPDERQTLLFSATMPSNIQRLAQQFLRNPEHISVMSKVVSAPSIQQFYVEVQERMKFDGLCRLLDMEPPELAIIFGRTKRRVAELSEALMKRGYACDGLHGDLSQNQRDTVMRKFRDGSIDVLVATDVAARGLDVSGVTHVINFDLPQDPESYVHRIGRTGRAGKEGTSWSFVTARETDHLHFIEKVTRHRITKKILPTLSEAMEGKQKLMAERIMETVGSEEDLTAYRWVAMQLLEQYDSVQLLAAAMKLLTSDKKDVNVELTPEDPIRSKKRKFEGSRGGSGGGYGGSGGRRYGGSSGGGSGGYRQGQGRSDSRGGSSSSYGQRKPYNGSSSRNSGREEGNRGGRSERRDDSRSSSSRSNSENFVNI
- a CDS encoding ABC transporter permease; the protein is MWTTIEQITPYAIIFTIPLLITALGGLFSERSGIVNIGLEGLMIIGAFAGAFVIFKVQQAMPGNKWAIWIGLLAAIVAGALFSLLHAFASINLSANQVISGTAINMVAGALTIFLARNMTGSGNIRISRGLLPFDFPLLSDIPIIGPLFFTKMYATTWLVLIIVMLSAYVLYKTPFGLRLRACGEHPHAAEAAGINVMKYRYIGVLLSGAFAGLGGGVIIVSYAGEFTGTVSGLGFLALASLIFGQWRPLGIIAATFFFGFASTVANVSQVIPSLASIPPVLLKIFPYVVTLIALIVFSKSSRAPKAAGEPFDSSKR
- a CDS encoding YitT family protein; amino-acid sequence: MKKISVIGPYIMMLLSAVFFACGFQLLLIPEQLLSGGVSGVAMIIGYVSGWDIGWLYFALNVPILLWGYQILGRNFISLSIVNVIATSIAMQLLPINDITNDRVLSAVFGGVLVGLGSAITLRFGGSSGGFDIIASIISRRRDIPIGLLIIGLNALVVIALGVFQRDWNAALYSMLAIYIAGKVIDLIHTPHHKITAFIVTRHPQKLVERLLSMPRGVTILKTRGAYTQEEHDMLMTVTTRYELAELRKIIRTIDERAFVNIVQTIDVLGEFRRNN
- a CDS encoding putative glycoside hydrolase, translating into MDIILSLFLIFNNLIGGNHSDAPPKIETAFNVLLTTFNEHIQTTGQTETDPNESTIEDPIPLDPMKDPQPDAPKIKGIYVTAHSAGGEKLAKLIDLLDRTELNAMVIDLKDDLGNITYMTENTHLQELGSPKRYIKDMEKLITTLDEHEIYPIARIVVFKDTVLASTHPEWSFIQKDGSIWMNGNKDKFVNPYRQEVWEYNVEVAKEAAKFGFKEIQFDYVRFPEGFEKKADSLTYDTNELSRVDIVTGFVEYAKKELAPLGVRVSVDIFGYAAAVPAAEGIGQDFVKISNAVDVISPMVYPSHYTTGWYKQKDPDKAPYEIIKGSMLDTHTKLDPLGEDQPIIRPWIQDFTASWLGSGHYTKYGVTEVNAQIQALRDTGIDEYLLWNAKNNFTEGVNH